The following proteins are co-located in the Microcystis wesenbergii NRERC-220 genome:
- a CDS encoding TerB family tellurite resistance protein — MKNKQLLKILIGVAWIDGVIKPSERNYLRQVAVREKLDDDPEIKPLLSELKPVKTSECYRWLESYLGDNPSLEIYQDLLASISTLIYSDDDVDTQEAKLLTKVQSFDPTHDSHRSMLDKLVTGIQKLYHKAITESN, encoded by the coding sequence ATGAAAAATAAACAATTACTGAAAATTCTCATCGGTGTTGCTTGGATTGATGGCGTGATTAAACCATCAGAAAGAAACTATTTACGACAGGTAGCTGTGAGGGAAAAACTTGATGATGATCCGGAGATTAAACCACTATTATCGGAACTAAAACCAGTTAAAACCAGTGAATGTTATCGATGGTTAGAGTCCTATTTAGGCGATAATCCTAGTCTGGAAATCTATCAAGATCTACTAGCATCGATTAGCACTTTAATCTATAGCGATGACGACGTGGATACACAGGAAGCGAAATTATTAACTAAAGTGCAGAGTTTCGATCCGACTCACGATAGCCATCGATCGATGTTAGATAAATTAGTGACGGGAATTCAAAAATTGTACCACAAAGCAATTACCGAAAGTAATTAG
- a CDS encoding 16S rRNA (cytosine(967)-C(5))-methyltransferase has protein sequence MNNARQLALLILRDIDRSSAYPDRALDRHLSASSLNCLDKALTTEIVYGIIRRQRTLDALLDRLGKKTAAQQPPDLRRILHIGLYQLRYLSQIPPSAAVNTAVELTKISHLGKLAAVVNGMLRQYLRLTANGDDPLILPENTASRLGILHSFPDWLVQLWLDRFSVTETEQLCQWFNRSPDLDIRINPLKTSREALENELESANITFNHLKLPLACRLTSGLGNIERLEGFRAGNYTLQDISAQLVTYLLDPQPGETIIDACAAPGGKTTHIAELMGDRGRILACDQTASRLRQLEANIKRLDLKAIEIYLGDSRDRPQWCGIADRVLIDAPCSGLGTLHKRPDIRWRQTPENLPVLAKRQGELLASAATWVKPKGILVYATCTLNPLENERVIEQFLAAHPDWKMATPDSNSSFSEYYTETGAIEVLPHRHNQDGFFMAKLVKEVWDEK, from the coding sequence ATGAATAATGCTCGTCAGCTGGCTTTGCTGATTTTACGCGATATCGATCGCTCCTCCGCCTATCCCGATCGCGCTCTTGATCGCCATTTGTCCGCTAGTTCCTTAAATTGTCTTGACAAAGCCTTGACAACGGAGATTGTTTATGGTATAATTCGCCGCCAAAGAACTTTGGATGCGCTGCTCGATCGCTTGGGGAAAAAAACCGCGGCCCAGCAACCCCCGGATTTACGGCGAATTCTCCATATTGGTCTTTATCAACTGCGTTATCTCTCCCAGATTCCCCCATCGGCAGCGGTGAATACGGCAGTAGAATTAACTAAAATCAGTCATTTAGGCAAATTAGCGGCGGTGGTTAACGGAATGCTGCGGCAATATCTCCGTTTAACTGCTAATGGCGACGATCCTTTAATTTTGCCGGAAAATACCGCTTCTAGATTGGGCATTCTCCACAGTTTCCCCGATTGGTTGGTGCAATTGTGGTTAGATCGCTTTAGTGTTACGGAAACGGAACAACTGTGTCAATGGTTTAATCGCTCTCCTGACCTCGATATTCGGATTAATCCCCTGAAAACTAGCCGAGAAGCCCTAGAAAATGAGTTAGAATCAGCCAATATAACTTTTAATCATCTTAAATTACCTCTAGCTTGCCGTTTAACCTCTGGTTTAGGCAATATTGAGCGTTTAGAGGGATTTCGAGCCGGAAATTACACCCTACAGGATATTAGCGCCCAATTAGTCACCTATCTACTCGATCCCCAGCCCGGAGAGACAATTATCGACGCTTGTGCGGCACCGGGGGGAAAAACCACTCATATCGCCGAATTAATGGGGGATCGGGGTAGAATATTAGCCTGCGATCAAACGGCATCCCGTTTACGACAGTTAGAAGCCAATATTAAAAGATTAGACTTAAAAGCGATCGAAATATATCTAGGGGATAGTCGCGATCGTCCCCAGTGGTGCGGCATCGCCGATCGTGTACTAATCGATGCTCCCTGTTCAGGATTGGGAACCCTGCACAAGCGTCCTGATATACGTTGGCGACAAACACCCGAAAATTTACCTGTACTAGCCAAACGACAGGGGGAACTTTTAGCCTCGGCTGCCACTTGGGTAAAACCGAAGGGAATCTTAGTTTATGCCACCTGTACTTTAAATCCGTTAGAAAATGAAAGAGTGATCGAGCAGTTTTTAGCCGCTCATCCCGATTGGAAAATGGCCACTCCTGACTCTAATTCATCTTTCTCAGAATACTATACAGAAACGGGAGCGATCGAAGTGTTACCCCATCGGCATAATCAAGACGGTTTTTTTATGGCTAAGTTAGTCAAGGAAGTGTGGGATGAAAAATAA
- a CDS encoding alpha/beta hydrolase has translation MLHGWGADAMDLAPLASMLDLADCQFLFPNAPFDHPQVPGGRAWYALETSDYQGLAASRQQLQDWIISLEATTGIPLERTFLTGFSQGGAMTLDVGLSLPLAGLGSLSGYLHSEPHPQGPQNVLIVHGKQDPVVPIAAARQARDLLLGLGVNVEYHELNMGHEIPIPALTILRQFLRNRLETA, from the coding sequence ATGCTGCACGGTTGGGGTGCGGATGCCATGGATCTGGCCCCCCTTGCATCGATGCTGGATCTGGCTGATTGTCAATTTTTGTTTCCCAATGCTCCCTTCGATCATCCCCAAGTGCCGGGGGGACGCGCCTGGTATGCTTTAGAAACCTCCGATTATCAAGGTTTAGCCGCTAGTCGTCAACAATTGCAGGATTGGATTATTTCCCTAGAAGCAACTACCGGCATTCCCCTAGAGCGGACTTTTTTGACCGGTTTTTCCCAAGGGGGAGCGATGACCCTGGATGTGGGTTTATCCTTACCCTTGGCGGGATTGGGTTCCCTGAGTGGTTATCTGCACAGTGAACCCCATCCCCAAGGTCCACAAAATGTCTTAATTGTTCATGGTAAGCAGGATCCCGTCGTTCCTATCGCTGCTGCTCGTCAAGCCAGGGATTTACTGCTTGGTTTGGGGGTTAACGTCGAATATCACGAGTTAAATATGGGCCACGAAATCCCGATTCCGGCGCTGACTATTTTACGCCAATTCCTCCGCAATCGTCTGGAAACCGCATGA
- a CDS encoding NAD(P)H-hydrate dehydratase, producing the protein MSYNYRSNVVNSEQMRRIEGAIFASGMPVAALMEKAALLTAQQLKKSYSLANFPKIGVIVGPGHNGGDALVIARELHLAGYQVSLFCPIAKLKDLTAQQANYVKHLGLIFQETLESLEDCQLIIDGLFGFGLERTLSGEIAELVDKINSWQKPVISIDIASGIHTDTGEVLGTAIKATHTFCLGLWKRAFFQDLALPYLGKVELIDIGISPLDLETILQDSPPILRVNPDLIRPYLPLPRPLLTHKYQQGHLLIICGSRRYAGGAILAGLGARGSGVGMLSIAVPAALKSLLISHLPEALIIDCPETATGAIAELPLELNNYHVLACGPGLTTENPAIIEQVLDSDKPIILDADALNILAQLGIEKLSSRQNKTILTPHWGEFKRLFPNFSGSQDRINITQEASQQSGAIVLLKGARTIIASPEGKIYIIPESSSALARGGSGDVLTGLIGGFLTQMPDNPPEATALAAYLHAQAGILAAKERTELGVDGVTLANYLFAALKGLN; encoded by the coding sequence ATGAGCTACAATTATCGGTCCAACGTGGTTAATAGCGAGCAGATGCGTCGCATTGAAGGGGCGATTTTTGCCTCTGGTATGCCTGTGGCCGCTTTGATGGAAAAGGCAGCCCTGTTAACGGCACAACAGCTTAAAAAGTCCTATTCTTTGGCTAATTTCCCCAAAATCGGCGTTATCGTCGGGCCTGGTCACAATGGCGGCGACGCTCTCGTAATTGCTAGAGAATTACATCTCGCCGGTTATCAAGTATCTCTTTTTTGTCCGATCGCCAAACTCAAGGACTTAACTGCACAACAGGCTAATTATGTCAAGCATTTAGGCTTAATTTTTCAGGAAACTTTAGAATCTTTGGAGGATTGTCAGTTAATTATCGATGGTCTTTTCGGTTTTGGTTTAGAACGGACTTTATCGGGAGAGATTGCCGAATTAGTCGATAAAATTAATAGTTGGCAAAAACCGGTAATTAGTATCGATATTGCTTCGGGAATTCACACCGACACCGGAGAGGTTTTAGGCACGGCAATTAAAGCCACCCATACCTTTTGTTTGGGACTCTGGAAGCGAGCTTTTTTCCAAGATTTGGCCTTACCCTATCTAGGCAAAGTGGAGTTAATTGATATAGGAATTAGTCCCCTTGACCTAGAAACAATTTTACAAGATTCACCGCCAATTCTGAGAGTTAATCCCGATCTAATTCGCCCTTATTTACCCTTACCCCGTCCTCTACTTACCCATAAATATCAGCAGGGACATTTATTAATTATCTGTGGTTCTCGTCGTTATGCAGGGGGGGCAATTCTTGCCGGATTAGGAGCGCGAGGTAGTGGTGTGGGAATGCTTTCTATTGCTGTTCCTGCTGCCCTTAAATCTTTATTAATTAGTCATTTACCAGAAGCATTAATTATCGATTGTCCCGAAACTGCCACGGGAGCTATTGCCGAACTTCCCCTAGAATTAAATAATTATCATGTCCTCGCCTGTGGTCCTGGATTAACCACAGAAAATCCCGCTATTATCGAACAGGTTTTAGATAGTGATAAACCGATTATACTCGATGCCGATGCTTTAAATATTTTGGCTCAACTGGGCATAGAAAAATTATCATCCCGCCAAAATAAGACAATTTTAACGCCTCATTGGGGAGAATTTAAACGCTTATTTCCTAACTTCTCAGGTTCTCAAGATAGGATTAATATCACTCAAGAAGCATCTCAACAAAGTGGTGCAATTGTCTTATTAAAAGGAGCCAGAACTATAATCGCCTCCCCGGAAGGTAAAATCTATATAATCCCCGAAAGTAGCTCCGCTTTAGCGCGAGGTGGTAGTGGTGATGTCCTAACAGGATTAATCGGCGGATTCTTAACCCAAATGCCGGATAATCCCCCAGAAGCAACCGCATTAGCAGCTTATTTACACGCTCAAGCCGGCATTTTAGCAGCCAAAGAAAGGACAGAATTAGGAGTAGATGGAGTAACTTTAGCTAATTATTTATTTGCTGCCCTTAAAGGTTTAAATTAA
- a CDS encoding aspartate kinase: MAVIVQKYGGTSVGSVERIQSVAQRVKNTVIAGNTVVVVVSAMGKTTDGLVNLAKQIAAEPSRREMDMLLSTGEQVTIALMSMALEEIGQPAISLTGAQVGIVTESEHSRARILEIKTDRLSRHLSEGKVVVVAGFQGVSDSDQLEITTLGRGGSDTSAVALAAALKADFCEIYTDVPGILTTDPRLVPEARLLDQITCDEMLELASLGAKVLHPRAVEIAKNFGVPLVVRSSWTEDPGTWVTSPAPKPRTLQGLELTKAVDAVEFEGNQAKISLLRVPDRPGIAARLFGEIAHQQVDVDLIIQSIHEGDSNDIAFTVMGNALKKAQSVAEAIAPVLRSHPTNTEEAEVIIESGAAKIAITGAGMIGRPGIAAQIFSTLAAAAINIEMISTSEVKVSCVIDEADGEKAIKVLCDAFQVEYSAKVANREIPKNLVPVRGVALDNNQAQMAIRNVPDRPGMAARIFSVLAAKNVSVDMIIQSQRCRIVDGIPRRDIAFTLPQADANLAQKILLELSESLGLQEVVVNNDVAKVSIVGSGMEGQPGVAARFFEALAKEKINILMIATSDIKISCVVNQEDGVRALQVVHAAFGLAGQGKIEVPA; encoded by the coding sequence ATGGCTGTAATTGTCCAAAAATACGGTGGTACATCGGTAGGTTCCGTGGAACGCATTCAATCGGTCGCTCAACGGGTCAAAAATACGGTAATAGCAGGAAATACCGTGGTGGTGGTCGTTTCTGCCATGGGTAAAACCACCGATGGATTGGTCAATTTAGCCAAACAAATCGCCGCCGAACCCTCGCGCCGGGAGATGGATATGTTATTATCCACAGGGGAACAGGTAACAATCGCCTTGATGAGTATGGCCCTAGAGGAAATCGGACAACCGGCCATCTCCCTAACCGGCGCTCAAGTGGGAATTGTCACGGAATCCGAACATAGTCGGGCCCGTATTTTAGAAATTAAAACCGATCGCCTTTCCCGACATCTATCGGAGGGTAAAGTAGTTGTTGTCGCCGGTTTTCAAGGTGTCAGCGATAGTGATCAACTAGAGATTACCACCCTAGGGCGCGGTGGGTCCGATACCTCGGCCGTGGCCCTAGCAGCCGCATTAAAAGCCGATTTTTGCGAAATTTACACCGATGTACCCGGTATTCTCACCACTGACCCCCGTTTAGTCCCCGAAGCGCGTCTTTTAGACCAAATCACCTGCGATGAGATGCTCGAATTAGCCAGTTTAGGGGCGAAAGTTCTCCACCCGCGAGCGGTGGAAATCGCTAAAAATTTCGGGGTTCCCTTGGTTGTCCGCTCCAGTTGGACAGAGGATCCGGGGACTTGGGTGACATCCCCAGCACCGAAACCGCGCACCCTGCAAGGATTGGAATTGACAAAAGCAGTGGATGCGGTGGAATTTGAGGGTAATCAGGCGAAAATCTCCCTTTTACGGGTTCCCGACCGTCCCGGTATCGCTGCCCGTTTATTCGGGGAAATTGCCCATCAACAGGTGGACGTGGATTTAATTATTCAATCGATTCACGAGGGTGACAGCAACGATATCGCCTTTACGGTGATGGGAAATGCCTTAAAAAAAGCCCAATCCGTGGCCGAAGCGATCGCACCTGTTTTACGTTCCCATCCGACTAATACAGAGGAAGCGGAAGTGATCATCGAATCCGGGGCCGCTAAAATCGCCATTACCGGCGCTGGTATGATCGGCCGGCCAGGAATTGCTGCCCAAATATTTAGCACTTTGGCCGCAGCGGCAATTAATATCGAAATGATCTCCACTTCTGAAGTAAAAGTCAGTTGTGTCATCGATGAAGCGGACGGAGAAAAAGCAATTAAAGTCCTTTGTGATGCTTTTCAAGTGGAGTATTCTGCTAAAGTTGCTAATCGCGAAATCCCTAAAAATTTAGTCCCGGTACGGGGAGTGGCCCTAGATAATAATCAGGCACAAATGGCCATTCGTAACGTCCCCGATCGCCCCGGGATGGCGGCGAGAATTTTCTCGGTTTTAGCGGCAAAAAATGTCAGTGTCGATATGATTATTCAATCCCAACGCTGTCGCATTGTCGATGGTATTCCCCGACGGGATATCGCTTTTACTTTGCCCCAAGCTGATGCTAATTTAGCCCAAAAAATCCTCTTAGAACTATCGGAAAGTTTGGGTTTACAGGAAGTGGTGGTTAATAATGATGTGGCCAAAGTGAGCATTGTTGGTTCAGGAATGGAAGGACAACCGGGGGTAGCAGCACGCTTTTTTGAAGCTTTAGCAAAGGAGAAAATTAATATTTTGATGATTGCTACTTCTGATATAAAAATCAGTTGTGTGGTGAATCAGGAAGATGGAGTCAGGGCCCTACAAGTGGTTCACGCCGCTTTTGGATTGGCTGGACAGGGTAAAATTGAAGTACCCGCCTAA
- a CDS encoding PEP-CTERM sorting domain-containing protein, whose translation MRGQLTTPEPSTILGLLAVGSLGALSRKL comes from the coding sequence ATGCGCGGGCAGCTTACCACTCCCGAACCTAGTACCATTTTAGGACTGTTAGCGGTGGGTTCATTGGGTGCCTTATCGCGTAAACTCTAG
- a CDS encoding type II toxin-antitoxin system RelE family toxin, with translation MNYRVIIPKPVQKQLNNLPKQQRERLITAIRLLTDTPRPSGVKKLKGYDDTYRIRIGDYRIIYRIQDQEMLIIILSSIHRKDAY, from the coding sequence GTGAACTACAGAGTTATTATTCCGAAACCAGTTCAAAAACAACTAAACAACTTACCCAAACAACAACGCGAACGCTTAATTACTGCCATTAGACTACTTACCGATACACCTCGTCCTAGCGGAGTCAAGAAACTCAAAGGATATGATGACACCTACCGAATTAGAATCGGGGATTATCGCATCATTTATAGAATTCAAGATCAAGAAATGCTGATTATCATATTGAGTAGTATTCATCGAAAAGATGCTTATTGA
- a CDS encoding type II toxin-antitoxin system VapC family toxin, whose protein sequence is MIPISSLNFLRGNPTVIEQFRISRQHYTYVSFSIFTYYEIKSGLLYKDARNQQQQFERLVEFSEVIGYDREISDIATQIYVNLRIKGQLITPIDLFIAATAIYCDYTLITANIKHFQNIPNLSYENWYLSII, encoded by the coding sequence TTGATACCAATATCCTCTCTTAATTTTTTACGAGGCAATCCCACAGTAATTGAACAATTCCGCATCTCTCGACAACACTATACTTATGTATCATTTTCAATCTTTACCTATTACGAGATTAAAAGTGGTTTATTGTATAAAGATGCACGAAATCAACAACAACAATTTGAACGTCTTGTAGAATTCAGTGAAGTAATTGGTTATGATCGTGAAATTAGTGATATAGCTACTCAAATATACGTTAATCTTAGAATAAAAGGACAACTAATTACCCCGATTGATTTGTTTATTGCTGCGACTGCTATTTATTGCGATTATACTCTGATTACAGCTAACATTAAGCATTTTCAAAATATTCCCAATCTTAGTTATGAAAATTGGTATCTCTCAATAATTTAG
- a CDS encoding tetratricopeptide repeat protein: MVSLNNLGLLYHSQDRYTEAEPLYLEAINIFREGLGENHPHTQTIMENLKLCCRNSGK; the protein is encoded by the coding sequence TTGGTATCTCTCAATAATTTAGGACTATTGTACCATTCCCAAGACAGGTACACAGAAGCGGAACCTCTCTATCTAGAAGCGATTAATATTTTCAGAGAAGGATTAGGGGAAAATCATCCCCATACTCAAACGATTATGGAGAATTTAAAACTATGTTGTCGCAACTCTGGCAAGTAG
- a CDS encoding Coenzyme F420 hydrogenase/dehydrogenase, beta subunit C-terminal domain, translating to MNSLAPHLKAKALKPNSRRPAKELCSECGLCDTYYIHYVKEACAFIHQQIADLEAAAHGKSRDLNQENDLYFGVHQEMMAAKKKQAIPGAQWTGIVSTIACEMLDRGLVEGVVCVQNTAEDRFQPQPILARTTEEILAAKVNKPTLSPNLSVLEEIEKSGMKRLLVIGVGCQIQALRAVEKKLGLEKLYVLGTPCVDNVTRSGLQKFLETTSRSPETVVHYEFMQDFRVHFKHEDGSMEMVPFFGLKTNKLKDVFAPSCMTCFDYVNSLADLVVGYMGAPFGWQWIVVRNDTGKEMLELVKDQLNTQDVMSSGDRKQAVQNSIPAYDKGVTLPMWAAKMMGVVIEKIGPKGLEYARFSIDSHFTRNYLYVKRNYPEKLAAHVPEYAKKIVEKYKLPD from the coding sequence ATGAACTCGCTTGCACCACACCTCAAAGCCAAAGCCCTCAAGCCCAATAGTCGTCGTCCTGCCAAAGAATTGTGTAGCGAGTGCGGACTTTGTGACACTTATTACATTCACTACGTTAAAGAAGCTTGTGCTTTTATCCATCAACAAATTGCCGATTTAGAAGCAGCAGCACACGGCAAAAGTCGCGACTTAAATCAGGAAAATGATCTCTATTTTGGTGTTCATCAAGAGATGATGGCTGCCAAGAAAAAACAAGCTATCCCCGGGGCGCAATGGACAGGAATCGTCAGTACAATTGCCTGTGAAATGCTCGATCGTGGTTTAGTAGAAGGGGTGGTTTGTGTGCAGAATACCGCCGAGGATCGCTTTCAACCGCAGCCGATTCTCGCCCGTACTACGGAAGAAATTCTCGCCGCTAAAGTCAATAAACCGACTCTTTCTCCCAATTTATCAGTCCTAGAAGAAATTGAAAAATCAGGCATGAAACGGTTATTAGTTATCGGAGTTGGTTGTCAAATTCAAGCCCTAAGAGCAGTAGAAAAAAAATTAGGCTTAGAAAAGTTATATGTCTTAGGAACTCCCTGCGTCGATAATGTCACCCGCTCAGGACTGCAAAAGTTTCTAGAAACTACCAGTCGTTCCCCAGAAACCGTGGTTCATTACGAATTTATGCAGGATTTTCGGGTACACTTTAAACACGAAGACGGCTCGATGGAAATGGTTCCCTTTTTTGGCTTAAAGACTAATAAATTAAAAGATGTTTTTGCCCCTTCCTGTATGACTTGTTTTGATTATGTTAACTCCCTTGCCGATTTGGTTGTGGGCTATATGGGCGCACCTTTTGGCTGGCAATGGATTGTCGTTCGTAATGATACGGGCAAGGAAATGTTAGAGTTAGTTAAAGATCAATTAAATACCCAAGATGTTATGTCTAGTGGTGATAGAAAACAGGCGGTACAAAATAGCATTCCTGCCTACGATAAAGGTGTAACCTTGCCGATGTGGGCGGCAAAAATGATGGGAGTAGTCATTGAAAAAATCGGGCCTAAAGGTCTAGAATATGCTCGCTTTTCCATCGATTCTCACTTTACCCGTAATTACCTTTATGTTAAACGTAATTATCCTGAAAAATTAGCGGCTCATGTTCCTGAATATGCTAAAAAGATTGTGGAAAAGTATAAATTGCCCGATTAA
- a CDS encoding histone deacetylase family protein gives MISIIYSDEFLDHDTGIYHPEKAARLTAIVEALKQTEWQSKLTWHLPTPLEIREEVIPLIKQVHNQDYVDILRRICQRGGGRLDADTPVSARSYDVALLAVSGWLDGVDRVLSTGDPAFILARPPGHHATSNYGMGFCLFSNAAIAAYYALENKRVQKVAILDWDVHHGNGTQDIVENHPQIAYCSLHQFPFYPGTGEARETGEFNNVLNIPLLAGSTIKDYQEHFEGQVIPFLKNFQPDLVIVSAGYDANQADPLAGICLHPQDYGILTKYLLSLNKPLLFGLEGGYDLETLAASVVATLEALL, from the coding sequence ATGATCTCGATTATCTATTCCGATGAATTTCTCGATCACGATACAGGTATTTACCATCCCGAAAAAGCGGCGCGTTTAACGGCAATTGTCGAGGCTTTAAAACAAACAGAATGGCAGTCAAAATTAACATGGCATTTACCGACACCGCTCGAAATTCGTGAGGAAGTAATCCCTTTGATTAAACAAGTTCATAATCAAGATTATGTTGATATATTGCGGCGAATTTGTCAACGGGGTGGGGGAAGATTGGATGCAGATACTCCCGTTTCTGCCCGTAGTTACGATGTGGCGTTACTAGCGGTTAGTGGCTGGTTAGATGGAGTCGATCGAGTCTTATCCACCGGCGATCCTGCCTTTATTTTAGCCCGTCCTCCCGGGCATCATGCCACTTCTAATTATGGCATGGGTTTCTGTCTGTTTTCTAATGCTGCTATTGCCGCCTATTATGCTTTAGAAAACAAAAGAGTGCAAAAAGTAGCGATTCTTGATTGGGACGTGCATCACGGCAATGGCACCCAGGATATAGTCGAAAATCATCCCCAGATTGCCTATTGTTCCCTCCATCAATTCCCCTTTTATCCCGGCACGGGAGAAGCGCGAGAAACCGGGGAGTTTAATAATGTTTTGAATATTCCCTTACTGGCGGGAAGTACGATTAAAGATTATCAAGAACATTTTGAGGGGCAAGTCATACCTTTTCTGAAAAATTTTCAACCGGATTTAGTGATTGTTAGTGCTGGATATGATGCCAATCAAGCGGATCCTCTGGCGGGAATTTGTTTACACCCACAGGATTATGGAATTTTAACCAAATACCTCTTAAGTCTCAATAAACCGCTGCTTTTCGGCTTAGAAGGCGGTTATGATTTAGAAACTTTAGCGGCTTCCGTCGTCGCCACCTTAGAAGCTTTGCTCTGA
- a CDS encoding alpha/beta fold hydrolase: MLTNFRKFQLEVNGITINGIKGGRGFPLLLLHGYPQTHQMWHKIAPRLAANFTVIATDLRGYGDSDKPLPLEDSSNYCKRVMALDQVLLMEKLGYQEFYLIGHDRGARVSHRLALDFPEKVKKLVLLDIATTLAMYEATDKTFATAYYHWFFLIQPSPFPETLIAANPDYYLQHCLQSWGRDFSAFTEEALGEYRRCFRDLRTITATCADYRAAATIDLEHDRQDLDRKISSPLLVLWGKKGFIARQYDVIALWQQRANQVTGQAIASGHFLPEEAPEETVQAIEEFLQ; encoded by the coding sequence ATGCTGACAAATTTTCGGAAATTTCAACTAGAAGTTAATGGCATTACTATCAATGGTATCAAAGGTGGGCGCGGTTTTCCGCTGCTTTTGCTGCATGGTTATCCCCAAACCCATCAAATGTGGCATAAAATCGCCCCCCGATTAGCGGCTAATTTTACGGTGATCGCCACGGATCTGCGCGGCTACGGGGATAGCGATAAACCCTTACCCCTAGAGGATTCTAGCAATTACTGCAAGCGAGTCATGGCCCTCGATCAGGTGTTGCTGATGGAAAAATTGGGTTATCAGGAATTTTATCTAATCGGCCACGATCGAGGGGCGCGAGTTTCCCACCGTCTCGCCCTTGATTTTCCCGAAAAGGTCAAAAAACTCGTTTTACTCGATATAGCCACAACGCTGGCGATGTACGAGGCGACTGATAAAACTTTTGCCACTGCCTACTATCATTGGTTTTTCTTGATTCAGCCTTCCCCTTTTCCCGAAACCCTGATCGCCGCTAATCCCGATTATTATCTGCAACATTGCTTGCAAAGTTGGGGCCGAGATTTTAGCGCTTTTACAGAGGAAGCTTTGGGGGAATATCGGCGTTGTTTTCGAGATTTAAGGACGATAACCGCCACTTGTGCCGATTATCGGGCCGCCGCTACCATCGATTTAGAGCATGATCGTCAGGATTTAGACCGGAAAATTTCCTCCCCCCTCTTGGTTCTTTGGGGAAAAAAAGGTTTCATTGCACGTCAATACGATGTGATTGCTCTTTGGCAGCAGCGAGCTAATCAAGTCACCGGACAAGCGATCGCCAGTGGTCATTTTTTACCGGAAGAAGCACCGGAAGAGACGGTACAGGCGATCGAGGAGTTTCTTCAATAA
- a CDS encoding glycosyltransferase family 2 protein yields the protein MLKYSLIVPIYNEEETIDELYRRVSAVMNNLDGAVELILVNDGSKDSSLKLLRELHKADSRVCYISFARNFGHQAAVTAGLNFCRGQVIIVLDADLQDPPELIPQMIEKWQEGYQVVYAQRTKRKQESWFKKLTAYLFYRLLKRLADVDIPADTGDFCLMDRQVVDLLNSLPERNRYIRGLRAWIGFPQTAVKFERDARFAGEVKYTFSKSLSLAINSLVSFSRVPLRFATYLGLFSALISLIMALLVLYWRLQQPDSPITGFATIMIAIFFLGSVQLISIGILGEYIGRIYEEVKGRPTYTIAELAGLQIS from the coding sequence ATGCTAAAATATTCCCTGATTGTTCCCATCTATAACGAAGAAGAAACTATTGACGAACTGTATCGCCGGGTGAGTGCTGTCATGAATAATTTAGATGGGGCGGTAGAATTAATCCTAGTAAATGATGGTAGTAAAGATAGTTCCTTAAAACTGCTGCGAGAACTGCACAAAGCTGATTCACGAGTATGTTATATCAGTTTCGCCCGCAATTTTGGTCATCAAGCGGCGGTAACTGCTGGACTTAATTTTTGCCGAGGACAAGTAATTATTGTTTTGGATGCCGACCTGCAAGATCCGCCCGAATTAATTCCCCAAATGATTGAAAAATGGCAAGAGGGGTATCAAGTAGTTTATGCCCAAAGAACCAAGAGAAAACAAGAAAGTTGGTTTAAAAAACTGACGGCCTATCTCTTTTATCGTTTGCTTAAAAGACTCGCTGATGTGGATATTCCCGCCGATACAGGAGACTTTTGTTTAATGGATCGTCAGGTAGTAGATCTATTAAATTCTCTCCCAGAAAGAAATCGTTATATTCGTGGGTTGCGCGCTTGGATTGGCTTTCCACAAACTGCGGTTAAATTTGAGCGGGATGCGCGCTTTGCCGGGGAAGTAAAATATACCTTTAGCAAATCATTATCTTTAGCTATTAATAGCCTAGTATCTTTTTCCCGTGTCCCCTTACGTTTTGCCACCTATCTAGGATTATTTTCTGCCCTGATATCTTTGATTATGGCTCTGTTAGTATTATATTGGCGTTTACAGCAACCCGACTCACCGATCACGGGTTTTGCCACGATTATGATCGCTATATTTTTTCTGGGTTCTGTGCAGCTAATTAGCATCGGAATACTAGGAGAATATATCGGCAGAATTTACGAGGAAGTTAAAGGCAGACCCACCTACACAATTGCTGAGTTAGCTGGCTTACAAATTTCTTGA